A window of the Sphaerobacter thermophilus DSM 20745 genome harbors these coding sequences:
- a CDS encoding class I SAM-dependent methyltransferase, which yields MSEQGAGGRGYWDESNEALVAIIRDRIADEGRITFAAFMELALYHPQYGYYRTDAVRAGRAGDFITAPEAHAIFGHAIARRLAAMWRQLDRPEPFTLREYGAGAGTLALAILDGLRTDGDDLLTALRYEPVEINPVREAELAERLDAAGFADVLHQPVPGEQITGCVLANEFVDAFPVHRVEMHGGELREIYVVWRDGWFADEPGPLSTPEISDRLAREGITLAEGQRAEIALGPTGWIAEVAAALERGYVLVIDYGYPAAELYGPERRDGTLKAYTRHTVHDDPYRAVGEQDLTAHVDFTALMDAARDHGLTVLDLTTQADFLADAGIGEILVAMQRRPGITAEDYLAARAAVMHLIDPGGMGRFRVLTLGREE from the coding sequence ATGAGCGAGCAGGGCGCCGGCGGGCGCGGGTACTGGGACGAGAGCAACGAGGCGCTGGTCGCGATCATCCGTGACCGGATCGCCGACGAGGGACGCATCACCTTCGCCGCGTTCATGGAGCTGGCCCTCTACCATCCCCAGTACGGCTACTACCGGACCGATGCAGTGCGCGCCGGGAGGGCGGGCGACTTCATCACCGCGCCTGAGGCGCACGCGATCTTCGGCCACGCCATCGCCCGCCGCCTCGCCGCGATGTGGCGCCAACTCGATCGGCCCGAGCCGTTCACGCTGCGGGAGTACGGGGCCGGGGCGGGCACGCTCGCGCTGGCAATCCTCGATGGGCTCCGCACCGATGGCGACGACCTCCTCACCGCCCTCCGCTACGAGCCGGTCGAGATCAACCCGGTGCGAGAGGCGGAGCTGGCCGAGCGCCTGGACGCAGCCGGGTTCGCCGACGTCCTGCACCAGCCGGTGCCCGGCGAGCAGATCACCGGCTGCGTGCTGGCGAACGAGTTCGTCGACGCCTTCCCGGTGCACCGGGTGGAGATGCACGGCGGGGAACTGCGGGAGATCTACGTCGTCTGGCGCGACGGCTGGTTCGCCGACGAGCCAGGGCCGCTCTCCACCCCGGAGATTTCGGACCGGCTGGCGCGCGAGGGCATCACGTTGGCCGAGGGCCAACGTGCGGAGATCGCGCTCGGCCCAACGGGCTGGATCGCCGAGGTAGCGGCCGCGCTGGAGCGCGGCTACGTGCTGGTGATCGACTATGGTTACCCGGCCGCCGAGCTGTACGGGCCGGAGCGGCGCGACGGCACGCTCAAGGCCTACACGCGGCACACCGTCCACGACGACCCGTACCGCGCCGTCGGCGAGCAAGACCTGACCGCGCACGTGGACTTCACCGCCCTTATGGACGCGGCGCGGGACCACGGGTTGACTGTGCTCGACCTGACCACCCAGGCCGACTTCCTGGCCGACGCCGGCATCGGCGAGATCCTGGTCGCGATGCAGCGGCGCCCGGGGATCACCGCCGAGGACTACCTCGCCGCCCGCGCCGCCGTCATGCACTTGATCGACCCGGGCGGCATGGGCCGCTTCCGGGTGCTGACTCTGGGGCGTGAGGAGTAA